One window of Paenibacillus albicereus genomic DNA carries:
- a CDS encoding sulfite exporter TauE/SafE family protein, with protein sequence MSWELFVWIAAGGFLAAFVDSVVGGGGLVSVPVLLTAGLPPHLALGTNKLAGTMGSLTSMLAFLRSGKIEGRVVWRLFPLTVIGAAGGTLLLQLLPSDWLRPLVVVLLALITIYTVFKRSWGVDGQARRAFTRRSAVLIACAAFALGGYDGFFGPGTGSFLIFVFLMAGYDFVRAAGNAKVLNFGSNVASLATFAVLQSIDWTIGLTMGAFMVLGSLVGSRLAIRRGAKYVRPLFIAVSVLLLLRQAWELLRG encoded by the coding sequence ATGAGCTGGGAACTATTCGTCTGGATCGCGGCAGGCGGCTTCCTGGCGGCCTTCGTCGACTCCGTCGTAGGCGGCGGCGGGCTCGTCTCGGTGCCCGTGCTGCTGACGGCGGGACTGCCGCCGCATCTGGCGCTCGGCACGAACAAGCTGGCCGGCACGATGGGCTCGCTGACGAGCATGCTGGCGTTCCTGCGCTCGGGCAAGATCGAAGGCCGGGTCGTGTGGCGCCTGTTTCCGCTGACCGTCATCGGAGCGGCTGGCGGCACGCTGCTGCTGCAGCTTCTGCCGTCCGACTGGCTGCGCCCGCTCGTCGTCGTCCTGCTCGCGCTCATTACGATCTACACCGTATTCAAGCGCAGCTGGGGCGTCGACGGACAGGCGCGGCGAGCGTTCACGCGCCGCTCGGCAGTTCTGATCGCTTGCGCGGCTTTCGCGCTCGGCGGCTACGACGGCTTTTTCGGTCCGGGCACAGGCTCGTTCCTGATCTTCGTGTTCCTGATGGCGGGCTACGACTTCGTGCGGGCGGCGGGCAACGCCAAAGTGCTCAACTTCGGCAGCAACGTCGCCAGCCTGGCGACGTTCGCCGTGCTGCAGAGCATTGACTGGACGATCGGCCTCACGATGGGCGCCTTCATGGTGCTCGGCTCGCTCGTCGGTTCGCGGCTGGCGATCCGCCGCGGAGCCAAGTATGTCCGGCCGCTGTTCATCGCCGTCAGCGTGCTGCTGCTCCTGCGCCAAGCCTGGGAGCTGCTGCGCGGCTGA
- a CDS encoding amino acid ABC transporter ATP-binding protein, producing the protein MISFRQVNKHYGSFHVLKDIDLDIAEGEVVVIIGPSGSGKSTLLRCINRLEDISGGSLTVGGVPVHDKATDINALRRGIGMVFQHFNLYPHLKVIDNITLAPVQAGKVSKEEARRTAMHYLEKVGIPDKADSYPSELSGGQQQRVAIARGLAMKPTIMLFDEPTSALDPEVIGEVLSVMKLLAKEGMTMAVVTHEMGFAREVADRVVFMDEGRIVEQAAPADFFRQPEQPRARDFLSRVINH; encoded by the coding sequence ATGATCTCTTTCCGGCAGGTCAACAAGCATTACGGCAGCTTTCACGTGCTGAAGGACATCGATCTGGATATCGCCGAGGGCGAGGTCGTCGTCATCATCGGCCCTTCGGGCTCCGGCAAAAGCACGCTGCTCCGCTGCATCAACCGCCTGGAGGATATCTCCGGCGGCAGCCTCACGGTCGGCGGCGTTCCGGTGCACGACAAGGCGACGGACATCAACGCGCTGCGCCGGGGCATCGGCATGGTATTCCAGCATTTCAACCTGTACCCGCACCTGAAAGTGATCGACAACATCACGCTCGCGCCGGTGCAGGCGGGCAAAGTCAGCAAGGAGGAAGCGCGGCGCACGGCGATGCACTACCTGGAGAAGGTCGGCATCCCGGACAAGGCGGATTCTTATCCGTCGGAGCTGTCGGGCGGCCAGCAGCAGCGGGTGGCGATCGCGAGGGGCCTCGCGATGAAGCCGACCATCATGCTGTTCGACGAGCCGACGTCCGCGCTCGACCCGGAGGTCATCGGCGAGGTGCTGTCCGTCATGAAGCTGCTCGCCAAGGAGGGCATGACGATGGCCGTCGTCACGCATGAGATGGGCTTCGCCCGCGAGGTCGCGGACCGGGTCGTCTTCATGGACGAGGGCCGCATCGTGGAGCAGGCCGCTCCGGCCGATTTCTTCCGGCAGCCCGAGCAGCCGCGGGCGCGCGACTTCCTGAGCCGCGTCATCAATCATTAG
- a CDS encoding ABC transporter permease, which produces MTKLHSLRGLIAMHLLLVRFSFRSSMQYRFNFWFGTIASAVIASVEFAMLAVILTRFGAIQGWTLAESAYLYAVLVLAKALYRSLASDVHHLEKYLVSGDLDGLLLRPVPVLLALMTRNFSVRLGETLLGGSLLAYSLTALAREGAIQLWIVLPLTLAVVLNGALLLFGIGLATAAIGFWLTRIEVLQNMTEDAAHTAIRYPLSIYPGWLKTLLSTALPVAFVNYWPAMHLIKGDGGGWTLALAAAASAAALAVGGWLWSRGLRSYQSTGS; this is translated from the coding sequence ATGACGAAGCTCCATTCCTTGCGCGGCCTGATCGCCATGCACCTGCTGCTGGTCCGCTTCAGCTTCCGCAGCAGCATGCAGTACCGCTTCAACTTCTGGTTCGGCACGATCGCCTCCGCCGTCATCGCGTCGGTGGAGTTTGCCATGCTTGCCGTCATTCTGACGCGCTTCGGCGCCATCCAAGGCTGGACGCTGGCCGAGTCCGCCTACCTCTATGCCGTGCTGGTGCTGGCCAAGGCGCTGTACCGCTCTCTGGCCTCGGATGTCCATCACTTGGAGAAATACCTGGTCAGCGGCGATCTGGACGGCCTGCTGCTGCGGCCCGTGCCTGTGCTGCTGGCGCTCATGACGCGGAATTTCTCCGTCCGCCTCGGAGAGACGCTGCTCGGCGGATCGCTGCTGGCCTACAGCCTGACCGCGCTCGCGCGCGAAGGCGCGATCCAGCTGTGGATCGTCTTGCCGCTTACGCTGGCGGTCGTCCTGAACGGGGCGCTGCTGCTGTTCGGCATCGGTCTCGCGACCGCGGCGATCGGGTTCTGGCTGACGCGGATCGAGGTGCTGCAGAACATGACGGAGGATGCCGCGCATACGGCCATCCGTTACCCGTTGTCCATCTATCCCGGGTGGCTGAAGACGCTGCTCTCGACCGCCCTTCCCGTCGCTTTTGTCAATTACTGGCCGGCGATGCATCTCATCAAGGGCGATGGCGGCGGCTGGACGCTCGCGCTCGCCGCGGCCGCGTCCGCGGCGGCGCTGGCCGTCGGCGGCTGGCTGTGGAGCCGGGGCCTGCGGAGCTATCAGAGCACCGGCTCATGA
- a CDS encoding glutamate ABC transporter substrate-binding protein, whose translation MRKRRWLGTGASLLLLATVALSGCGDKNDPASTNAGGAASPAPSGEGAAVQAIQDRGKLVVGVKFDTKLFGLKDPGSGEVEGFDIDVARAIAKKILGDETKLELKEVTSKTRIPMVENGEIDLIVATMTITDDRKKQVDFSDVYFNAGQSLLVKKGSSIKSIDDVTKDTKVIGQKGATSIKNIEEKVPGLRVQQYENYQEAFTALKAGKGEVLTTDNAILFGMSQQDPEYVVVGGMFTDEPYGIAAKKGNQDLVAAVNETLKEMKDSGDYAALYEQWMGEKPPEE comes from the coding sequence ATGAGAAAAAGAAGATGGCTGGGCACGGGAGCATCCCTGCTGCTGCTGGCGACGGTGGCGCTGTCGGGCTGCGGCGACAAGAACGATCCGGCATCGACGAATGCGGGAGGAGCGGCTTCTCCGGCTCCGTCAGGCGAAGGCGCCGCCGTGCAGGCGATCCAGGACCGCGGCAAGCTCGTCGTCGGCGTCAAGTTCGACACGAAGCTGTTCGGCCTGAAGGACCCGGGGAGCGGCGAGGTCGAAGGCTTCGACATCGACGTCGCGCGCGCGATCGCCAAGAAGATCCTCGGCGACGAGACGAAGCTCGAGCTCAAGGAAGTGACGAGCAAGACGCGCATCCCGATGGTCGAAAACGGCGAGATCGACCTCATCGTGGCGACGATGACGATTACCGATGATCGCAAGAAGCAGGTCGACTTCTCGGACGTGTATTTCAACGCGGGCCAGTCGCTGCTCGTCAAGAAGGGCAGCTCGATCAAGAGCATCGACGACGTGACCAAGGACACCAAGGTCATCGGCCAGAAGGGCGCGACCTCGATCAAGAACATCGAGGAGAAGGTGCCGGGCCTGCGCGTGCAGCAATACGAGAACTACCAGGAGGCGTTCACCGCGCTCAAGGCCGGCAAGGGCGAGGTGCTGACGACCGACAACGCGATCCTGTTCGGCATGAGCCAGCAGGATCCGGAGTACGTCGTCGTCGGAGGCATGTTCACCGACGAGCCGTACGGCATCGCGGCCAAGAAGGGCAATCAGGACCTCGTCGCCGCCGTCAACGAGACGCTCAAGGAGATGAAGGACAGCGGCGACTATGCTGCCCTCTATGAGCAATGGATGGGCGAGAAGCCGCCGGAGGAATAA
- a CDS encoding C40 family peptidase: protein MTNIFGASFTKKLAGAAIALSIAFTGSVALPATNASAAEASISSKASTIVSAARGQMGKPYKFGASTSTTRYFDCSSLMKYAYKKAGINLPRTSKAQSKVGKYVSKGNLKAGDLVFFYSPISHVGMYIGGGKIVHTYGKPGVTIDTINSGWWSKNYTTARRVL, encoded by the coding sequence ATGACGAACATCTTCGGAGCTTCCTTCACGAAAAAACTTGCCGGCGCGGCGATCGCGCTGTCCATCGCCTTCACCGGATCGGTCGCGCTTCCCGCAACCAACGCTTCCGCAGCCGAAGCGTCGATTTCTTCCAAAGCCTCGACGATCGTCTCCGCTGCGCGCGGCCAGATGGGCAAGCCTTATAAATTCGGCGCTTCCACGAGCACGACGAGATACTTCGACTGCTCCAGCCTCATGAAATATGCGTACAAAAAAGCCGGCATCAACCTGCCGCGCACGTCCAAAGCGCAATCGAAGGTCGGAAAGTACGTCTCCAAAGGCAATCTGAAGGCCGGCGACCTCGTCTTCTTCTACTCCCCGATCTCCCACGTCGGCATGTACATCGGCGGCGGCAAGATCGTCCACACGTACGGCAAGCCGGGCGTGACGATCGACACGATCAACTCCGGCTGGTGGAGCAAGAACTACACGACCGCCCGCCGCGTGCTGTAA
- a CDS encoding DUF4385 domain-containing protein translates to MAERRKAGLKGRAFDYDLDYDAIDFRKHPERYTIGKGEQGVLMIEPYKSEILPHWRFRTPAIAQESSQAIYAMFLDYKEKSDFPGMDMARKFLQMGYTRARRYANHRSGRKYAKEGGAELPRDIDEEKAESAAVFKAVWERAKRDPDYVRMKEEHIRTHEQDGRG, encoded by the coding sequence ATGGCGGAACGAAGGAAGGCCGGGCTTAAAGGACGCGCGTTCGACTACGATCTGGACTACGATGCGATCGACTTCCGCAAGCATCCCGAGCGCTATACGATCGGCAAAGGCGAGCAAGGCGTGCTCATGATCGAGCCGTACAAGAGCGAGATTCTGCCGCACTGGCGGTTCCGCACGCCGGCGATCGCGCAGGAGTCGTCGCAGGCGATCTACGCGATGTTTCTGGACTATAAGGAAAAAAGCGATTTTCCGGGCATGGACATGGCGCGCAAATTCCTGCAGATGGGCTATACGCGGGCGCGACGCTATGCCAACCATCGCTCCGGCCGCAAGTATGCGAAGGAGGGCGGAGCCGAGCTGCCCCGCGACATCGACGAGGAGAAAGCGGAATCGGCGGCGGTGTTCAAGGCGGTCTGGGAACGGGCGAAGCGCGATCCCGACTACGTGCGGATGAAGGAAGAGCATATCCGGACGCATGAGCAAGACGGCCGCGGCTGA
- a CDS encoding alpha/beta fold hydrolase, whose amino-acid sequence MTLVPTDDGVSLYVHQSGPAGGRTVLLLHGWPLSHRMFDRQLALLPEAGIRCVAPDLRGFGRSDAPADGYGSDRLADDLRDLIAALGLERFVLAAYSSSAAAAVRYMSRHAGSGVSGLVLISPAAPALLQPGARAAEEAGGRLERLIRQARLDRPRMAAEFAQKLFYRYHSPEYMSWFSGLAMDSPLSATLGLARALELEPASAAELARIAVPAAVFYGAHDRIVPPETAQELAAAIPGVQAVRFDKSGHGLFQDEAERFQQELERFVRGLS is encoded by the coding sequence ATGACCTTGGTGCCGACCGACGACGGCGTGTCGCTCTATGTCCACCAGTCCGGCCCTGCCGGCGGGCGGACGGTGCTGCTCCTCCACGGCTGGCCGCTCAGCCACCGCATGTTCGACCGCCAGCTCGCGCTGCTGCCGGAGGCCGGCATCCGCTGCGTCGCGCCGGACCTGCGCGGCTTCGGCCGCTCCGACGCGCCGGCGGACGGCTACGGCAGCGATCGGCTCGCCGACGACCTGCGGGACCTCATCGCCGCCCTTGGGCTGGAGCGATTCGTGCTCGCCGCCTACTCCTCCAGCGCAGCCGCGGCCGTCCGCTACATGAGCCGGCATGCGGGAAGCGGCGTCAGCGGCCTCGTGCTGATCTCGCCGGCCGCGCCCGCCCTGCTCCAGCCGGGAGCTCGGGCAGCCGAGGAGGCAGGCGGCAGGCTCGAGAGGCTGATCCGCCAGGCTCGGCTTGACCGGCCGCGGATGGCGGCGGAGTTCGCCCAGAAGCTTTTTTACCGCTATCACAGCCCGGAATACATGAGCTGGTTCTCCGGCCTGGCGATGGACAGCCCGCTCAGCGCTACGCTCGGTCTGGCCCGCGCGCTGGAGCTGGAGCCGGCGAGCGCGGCGGAGCTCGCCCGGATCGCCGTGCCGGCGGCGGTCTTCTACGGCGCCCACGACCGGATCGTCCCGCCCGAGACGGCGCAGGAGCTGGCCGCCGCGATCCCCGGCGTGCAAGCCGTCCGGTTCGACAAGAGCGGCCACGGCTTGTTCCAGGACGAGGCGGAGCGGTTCCAGCAGGAGCTGGAGCGGTTCGTGCGCGGCCTGTCCTGA
- a CDS encoding TrkA C-terminal domain-containing protein, protein MGYAFILVYLILILLVLRICTRLLLMTGLEPSQASFQAVSMLTGAGFTTSESELVLRHPVRRRIGTALILFGAFSLAVLISVISNLLSENTHLRALSATALLLALGLLALRLPPVNRRVSHWMASHLPSHTEGGPIPVEELADDERNEDVLGLQLAADSPLIGKKLRDVLPEGEEVVPLLIKRDGRKLRKERWETVLREGDFVLFYGDESIIEESCGVKLGNGKRSGGKDDGGTKEGRA, encoded by the coding sequence GTGGGCTATGCGTTTATCCTCGTCTATCTCATTCTGATCCTGCTTGTGCTGCGCATCTGCACCCGCCTGCTCCTGATGACCGGGCTGGAGCCGAGCCAGGCGAGCTTTCAAGCCGTCTCCATGCTGACCGGAGCCGGCTTCACGACGTCGGAGTCGGAGCTGGTCCTCCGCCATCCGGTCCGCCGGCGCATCGGCACGGCGCTCATCCTGTTCGGAGCGTTCTCGCTCGCCGTGCTCATCTCGGTCATCAGCAATCTGCTGTCGGAGAATACGCATCTGCGGGCTCTGTCCGCGACGGCGCTCCTCTTGGCGCTGGGGCTGCTCGCCCTGCGGCTGCCGCCGGTCAACCGCCGGGTGTCGCACTGGATGGCGAGCCATCTGCCTTCCCATACGGAGGGCGGTCCGATCCCGGTCGAGGAGCTGGCCGACGACGAGCGCAACGAGGATGTGCTGGGCCTGCAGCTGGCGGCAGACTCGCCCTTGATCGGCAAGAAGCTGCGCGACGTGCTTCCCGAAGGCGAGGAGGTCGTGCCGCTGCTCATCAAGCGGGACGGCCGCAAGCTGCGCAAGGAGCGATGGGAGACCGTGCTGCGGGAAGGCGACTTCGTGTTGTTTTACGGAGACGAGTCGATCATCGAGGAGAGCTGCGGCGTCAAGCTGGGAAACGGCAAGCGAAGCGGAGGGAAGGACGATGGCGGAACGAAGGAAGGCCGGGCTTAA
- a CDS encoding ABC transporter ATP-binding protein, whose translation MIEAAHLHKSFKLRKPGPRKGLRSLLGGSTVVKEAVRDVSFTIASGEFTGFIGPNGAGKSTTIKMLSGILHPSSGSVRLSGIDPHRRRVDAARTLGVLFGQRTQLWWDLPLRDSFEVLGAMYRMEAKRRKTRVDELDGLLRLSTFLDTPVRKLSLGQRMRGDLAAALLHEPPILILDEPTIGLDVSAKRDIRSLLRGINRELGTTILLTTHDMDDIEQLCGRVLVLTDGALSYDGPIGGLRSRIGMPASIEATYRTLEQAQSARQKLSQLESGSLVAIGVQERTLIVQCSLEQRSFMDVLRQLEAYGELEDARMHEADFEEAVQRLYAD comes from the coding sequence ATGATTGAAGCCGCTCATCTGCATAAGTCCTTCAAGCTGCGAAAGCCCGGTCCGCGCAAAGGACTGCGCTCGCTGCTCGGCGGATCGACCGTCGTCAAGGAAGCGGTCCGCGACGTCAGCTTCACGATCGCCAGCGGCGAGTTCACCGGCTTCATCGGCCCGAACGGCGCCGGTAAGTCGACGACGATCAAAATGCTGTCCGGCATCCTTCATCCGAGCTCCGGCTCGGTGCGGCTAAGCGGCATCGATCCCCATCGCCGCCGGGTCGATGCCGCGCGGACGCTCGGCGTGCTGTTCGGACAGCGCACCCAGCTGTGGTGGGATCTGCCGCTGCGGGACTCGTTCGAGGTGCTCGGCGCGATGTACCGCATGGAGGCGAAGCGGCGCAAGACCCGCGTGGACGAGCTGGATGGACTGCTGCGGCTCTCCACCTTTCTCGATACGCCGGTCCGCAAGCTGTCGCTCGGCCAGCGCATGCGGGGCGATCTGGCCGCCGCGCTGCTGCACGAGCCTCCCATCCTCATCCTCGACGAGCCGACGATCGGCCTCGACGTGTCCGCCAAGAGAGACATCCGCTCCTTGCTGCGCGGCATCAACCGAGAGCTCGGTACGACGATCCTGCTGACGACCCACGACATGGACGACATCGAGCAGCTGTGCGGGCGCGTGCTCGTGCTGACCGACGGCGCGCTCAGCTACGACGGGCCGATCGGCGGCTTGCGCTCGCGCATCGGCATGCCGGCGTCGATCGAGGCGACCTACCGGACGCTCGAGCAGGCGCAGTCGGCGCGGCAGAAGCTGAGTCAGCTGGAGTCCGGCTCGCTGGTCGCGATCGGCGTCCAGGAGCGCACGCTCATCGTCCAATGCAGCCTGGAGCAGAGAAGCTTCATGGACGTGCTTCGCCAGCTGGAAGCCTACGGCGAGCTTGAGGACGCCCGCATGCACGAGGCCGACTTCGAGGAAGCGGTCCAGCGTCTGTATGCCGATTAG
- a CDS encoding TVP38/TMEM64 family protein, producing MKSSFDPGGGSRPGGQERGGRADHQDRRLQESQSERPAKPARVQESAPEYPARPARIQESAPEYPARPARVQESAPEHPARPARVWPRVLAALLYAALLGLVWYEREAISAWLAGARPEPLPMLAAAFALALFPVFPYAVVIGALGYLFGPLGGSLISLGGTWLACLASYAGFRLFFRDRGRAWLAKAGRLKRLVRLTERSPFLFVAVARAVPVVPEMTVDAYAALTGIRLRTYAAASLLGKAPGMLFFATLGGSGGSGPLRIGALVLAYLAFLAAVFIAYRMLTASPLPPSGPHE from the coding sequence GTGAAAAGCAGCTTCGATCCCGGCGGCGGAAGCCGGCCGGGCGGACAGGAACGAGGCGGACGCGCGGACCATCAGGACCGCCGCCTCCAGGAGAGCCAGTCGGAGCGTCCGGCCAAGCCGGCCCGCGTCCAAGAAAGCGCCCCGGAGTATCCGGCCCGCCCGGCCCGCATCCAAGAAAGCGCCCCGGAGTATCCGGCCCGCCCGGCCCGCGTCCAAGAAAGCGCCCCGGAGCATCCGGCCCGACCGGCCCGCGTCTGGCCGCGCGTGCTCGCCGCGCTGCTGTACGCGGCGCTGCTCGGACTCGTCTGGTACGAGCGCGAGGCGATCTCGGCCTGGCTGGCCGGAGCGCGGCCGGAGCCGCTGCCCATGCTCGCGGCGGCGTTCGCGCTGGCGCTGTTCCCCGTGTTTCCATATGCGGTCGTCATCGGCGCGCTCGGCTACCTGTTCGGTCCGCTCGGGGGCAGCCTCATCAGCCTTGGCGGCACCTGGCTCGCGTGCCTGGCGTCGTACGCCGGGTTCCGGCTGTTCTTCCGCGATCGGGGTCGGGCGTGGCTGGCGAAGGCGGGGCGGCTGAAGCGGCTCGTCCGGTTGACGGAGCGCAGTCCATTCCTGTTCGTGGCCGTGGCGAGGGCCGTGCCCGTCGTGCCGGAAATGACCGTCGATGCGTATGCGGCGCTCACCGGCATCCGGCTAAGGACCTACGCGGCCGCCTCCCTGCTCGGCAAGGCGCCGGGCATGCTGTTCTTCGCGACGCTCGGCGGCAGCGGCGGCAGCGGTCCGCTGCGGATCGGCGCGCTCGTGCTCGCTTACCTGGCTTTTCTGGCCGCTGTCTTCATCGCCTACCGGATGCTGACCGCCAGTCCCCTCCCTCCTTCCGGACCCCATGAATGA
- a CDS encoding amino acid ABC transporter permease: MDFSFVPSYSGDFLEGFKNTIYASLLGLAGSFVLGLVLAVMRISPWKALRAIGTAYVEFFRNIPLLLVVYIFYLGLPSLGADLDGFASGTLGLMVYTAAFIAEAVRAGIQSVPTGQMEAARSTGLTYVQAMRLVILPQAVRIVIPPITNQFLNLVKNSSILGVVAGFDLMYFADNVNSYTFQTMETYMVAAAFYLILTVPLAYATHVLERKLARAD, from the coding sequence ATGGACTTCTCCTTCGTCCCATCCTACTCCGGAGACTTTCTCGAGGGCTTCAAGAACACGATCTACGCCAGCCTGCTCGGGCTGGCCGGCAGTTTCGTCCTCGGCCTCGTGCTCGCGGTCATGCGCATCTCGCCGTGGAAGGCGCTGCGGGCGATCGGCACGGCGTACGTCGAGTTCTTCCGCAACATTCCGCTGCTGCTCGTCGTGTACATCTTCTACCTCGGCCTGCCGTCGCTCGGCGCTGATCTGGACGGCTTCGCCTCCGGCACGCTCGGCCTGATGGTCTACACGGCGGCCTTCATCGCCGAAGCGGTGCGCGCCGGCATCCAATCGGTGCCGACCGGGCAGATGGAGGCGGCGCGTTCGACCGGCCTCACCTACGTGCAGGCGATGCGGCTCGTCATCCTGCCGCAGGCGGTGCGGATCGTCATTCCGCCGATCACCAACCAGTTCCTCAACCTGGTCAAGAACTCGTCGATCCTCGGGGTCGTCGCGGGCTTCGACCTGATGTACTTCGCCGACAACGTCAACAGCTACACGTTCCAGACGATGGAGACCTACATGGTCGCGGCGGCCTTTTATCTGATCCTGACCGTCCCGCTGGCCTATGCGACCCACGTGCTTGAGCGCAAGCTGGCGCGGGCGGACTAG
- a CDS encoding thioredoxin family protein — translation MGLTETSERDFMALGRIHRREALFFATPLCGTCKVAERMLEIAAAAPGAMPVQKLNVNFAPTLRERWRIASVPALALLDNGEPYRIVYAMRSAADLYEELRR, via the coding sequence ATGGGCTTGACGGAGACGAGCGAGCGGGACTTCATGGCGCTCGGAAGAATTCATCGGCGGGAAGCGCTCTTTTTTGCGACGCCGTTATGCGGCACCTGCAAGGTGGCCGAAAGGATGCTGGAGATCGCGGCCGCCGCTCCGGGCGCGATGCCGGTGCAGAAGCTGAACGTCAACTTCGCGCCGACGCTCCGGGAGCGCTGGAGGATCGCCAGCGTCCCGGCGCTCGCGCTGCTGGACAACGGCGAGCCGTACCGGATCGTCTATGCGATGCGGTCGGCGGCCGATCTGTACGAGGAGCTGAGACGATAG
- a CDS encoding SDR family oxidoreductase — protein sequence MAQPIMLVTGGNAGMGLETVIGLARSGAKVVLLSRDAGRGAAAREEALRRSGPGPADIELMTADLASLASIEAFAERFLVRYPRLDALVNNAGVVTIRREETEDGFERMLGVNHLGHFALTGRLLPALLAAPAARIVVVSSGAHKAGRIHYPDPHLLRGFNVVKGYAQSKLANLLFALELRERLRETQVFAHALHPGAVATSLGVSRETGFGRSVYKLLRPFFQTAEEGASTAIYLALSEEGGREGSLYYADSKPLQPSAKAEDIEAARRLWAWSEQQTGVRWD from the coding sequence ATGGCGCAGCCAATCATGCTAGTCACCGGCGGCAACGCCGGCATGGGCCTCGAGACGGTCATCGGACTGGCCCGCTCGGGAGCGAAGGTCGTGCTGCTGAGCCGCGACGCAGGACGCGGAGCGGCGGCACGGGAGGAAGCGCTGCGGCGCAGCGGGCCCGGCCCGGCGGACATCGAGCTGATGACCGCCGACCTCGCCTCGCTCGCGAGCATCGAGGCGTTCGCGGAGCGGTTCCTCGTCCGCTATCCGCGGCTCGACGCGCTCGTGAACAACGCCGGGGTCGTCACGATCCGGCGCGAGGAGACGGAAGACGGCTTCGAGCGGATGCTCGGCGTCAACCATCTCGGCCATTTCGCGCTGACCGGCCGCCTGCTGCCCGCGCTGCTCGCCGCTCCGGCGGCGAGAATCGTCGTCGTGTCCTCCGGGGCGCACAAGGCGGGACGCATCCACTATCCCGATCCCCATCTGCTCCGAGGCTTCAACGTGGTCAAAGGCTACGCCCAGTCCAAGCTCGCCAACCTGCTGTTCGCGCTGGAACTGCGCGAGCGGCTGCGGGAAACGCAGGTTTTCGCCCATGCGCTCCACCCGGGAGCGGTGGCGACGAGCCTCGGCGTGAGCCGGGAGACCGGCTTCGGACGCAGCGTCTACAAGCTGCTCCGGCCGTTTTTCCAGACGGCGGAGGAAGGGGCCTCGACCGCGATCTATCTGGCTTTGTCGGAGGAAGGCGGCCGCGAGGGCAGCCTCTACTACGCGGACAGCAAGCCGCTGCAGCCCTCCGCCAAGGCGGAGGATATCGAAGCGGCCCGCCGCCTGTGGGCGTGGAGCGAGCAGCAGACGGGCGTGCGCTGGGACTGA
- a CDS encoding alpha/beta hydrolase, with amino-acid sequence MALAQTSFFSDVLGLSCTMNVILPQQTKRQIGLEGKAAAGRFPVLYLLHGLSDDHSIWLRRTSIERYAAEYGLAVVMPAVARSCYTDMKVGHRYWTFVSEELPEIAGALFPLSDRREDTFAAGLSMGGYGAFKLGLSCPDRFAAVASLSGGLDIRSRFERGQVMPLAETESIFGKKEEAVGGPNDLFALADKLAGLPAEQQPLLYQCCGTEDFLYDENIAFRDHARSLGLPLTYEEGPGEHEWGYWDAQIRRALEWLPLRKL; translated from the coding sequence ATGGCGCTTGCGCAAACGAGCTTTTTCTCCGACGTGCTCGGCTTGTCCTGTACGATGAACGTCATTCTGCCGCAGCAGACGAAGCGGCAGATCGGGCTGGAGGGCAAAGCGGCCGCAGGCCGCTTCCCGGTGCTCTATCTGCTGCATGGCTTGTCCGACGACCACTCGATCTGGCTGCGCCGCACGTCGATCGAGCGCTATGCCGCCGAGTACGGCTTGGCCGTCGTCATGCCGGCCGTGGCGCGCAGCTGCTACACGGACATGAAGGTCGGCCACCGCTACTGGACGTTCGTCAGCGAGGAGCTGCCCGAGATCGCGGGCGCGCTGTTCCCGCTGTCGGACCGGCGCGAGGACACGTTCGCCGCAGGCCTCTCCATGGGCGGCTACGGCGCGTTCAAGCTGGGGCTGTCCTGCCCGGACCGATTCGCGGCCGTCGCCAGCCTGTCGGGCGGCCTCGACATCCGCAGCCGGTTCGAGCGGGGGCAAGTCATGCCTCTGGCCGAGACCGAATCGATCTTCGGCAAGAAGGAGGAGGCCGTCGGCGGGCCGAATGACCTGTTCGCGCTGGCGGACAAGCTGGCCGGCCTTCCGGCGGAGCAGCAGCCGCTGCTGTACCAGTGCTGCGGCACGGAGGATTTCCTGTACGACGAGAATATCGCCTTCCGCGATCACGCGCGTTCGCTCGGCCTTCCGCTGACGTACGAGGAAGGACCCGGCGAGCATGAGTGGGGCTACTGGGACGCGCAGATCCGGCGGGCGCTGGAATGGCTGCCGCTGCGGAAGCTTTGA